The DNA segment GACAAAGATATCCTTAAAGTATTCGGGATCCCCGAAAAGATACTTCCGGAAGTGAAAAAATCATCCGGCATCTTCGGAAAAAGCGTGCGGATAGGGACGCTTCCAAAAGGCATACCTATTACGGGGGTCGCCGGCGACCAGCAAGCGGCGCTTTTCGGCCAGGCGTGTTTCGAGCCGGGCACCATAAAAAATACTTACGGCACAGGATGTTTTATACTGCTGAATACCGGGAAAAAACGGCCTTTTTCAAAACACGGCCTGATTGTGACTTTGGGCTGCGGAAAAGCAGGCGAGCCGGTCTACGTTCTTGAAGGCGCCGTATTTATTGCCGGCGCGGCCATACATTGGCTTCGCGACGGCCTCCGGATACTTGGCGAGAGTTCCGAGTCGGAGGAGATGGCGCAAGCTGTTGCCGATAACGCCGGAGTATATTTTGTCCCGGCATTCGTCGGATTGGGTGCGCCCTACTGGGACCAACACGCGAGGGGCGCGATCTACGGCATAACGCGCGGTACAAAGAGAAGCCACATTGTGCGCGCCGCGCTTGAGGCAATGTGCTATCAGACAAAAGACGTGATGCGCGCCATGGCAAAAGATTCCGGGCTTAAGATAAAAAATCTCAAAGTGGACGGGGGTGCTGCGGTCAACAATTTTATATGCCAGTTTCAGTCTGATATCCTCGGCATAGAAGTCACGCGGCCGGCCGTAGTGGAGACCACTTCGCAGGGCGCGGCGTATTTGGCGGGGCTCGCCGTCGGTTACTGGAAAAATATCGGCGAGATAAAAAAGATCTGGAAAAAAGGCAGAGTGTTTAAACCGAAGATGCCGGCCGGTACCGCCGCATCTTTATACAAAAACTGGCTTGATGCCGTCAAAAGGACGCGTTCATGAGAGACTATGACGTCGCGATAATCGGCGGGGGCGTTACAGGAAGCGCCATCGCGCGGGAACTCGCGCGTTTCAGGCTGAAGATAATACTTTTCGAAAAAGAAGAAGAACTCACCTTCGGCGTTTCAAAATCCAATAGCGGCATTATCCATCCCGGCACACAAAACCCGGCCAATTCACTGAAGGGCAGATTATGCGTTAGGGGCAATACGCTCATACGCCAGACCGCGCGTGAGCTGGGAGTAGATTTTAAGGAAGTAGGCGAACTTATAGTCGCATTTAACGAAAGTGATACTCCCAAACTTCTTTCGATAAAAAAAGAAGCGGAAACGCTTGGCGTCCGGGGATTGGCCGTTGTAGATAAAAAATGGCTCAGAGAAAAAGAGCCGAACTTGAGCGAAGATGCCGTAGCCGCGCTTTACGCGCCCACAGCCGGGATAATAAGCCCGTACCGGCTCGTTTATGACCTGAGCGAGAATGCCGCAAAAAACGGCGTCGAAATACACACGAAGACCAAAGTTGTCAATATTGTAGAATCCGGCGGATCTTTTGAGATAGATAGTACGGGCGGCAGGTTCCGGTCAAGATTTGTCATAAATGCCGCCGGGCTTTTCGCGGACGATATATCAAAAATGGTCGGAGTCGATTATTTCAAAATAACACCGCGAAAAGGCGAGGAATTCCTTCTCGATAAAAAACGCGAACATATAGTGAACCACCTCCTTTTCCCGCTCCCTTCAAAAAATACAAAAGGCATCCTCATCATAAAGACGGCCGACGGTAATCCCATGATAGGCCCGAGTGCCGAAGACGTTGACGAAAAAGAGGACCTTTCCACATCCGATACCGGCCTCAAAAAAGTCCTCGAATCCGCAAAACGCATGATGCCGTCGATTAGCGAAGATGACATAATAGCGTATTTCGCCGGGTTGCGGCCCGTGGCCTCGGCCGGAGGCCTCGGCACTCCCTCCCTTCGGGACTTCCTTCGGTCGTCCCTACGGGACTCCCTTTGGTCGTCGGACATTTTGTCCTCGGTCGCAGGCGAAGATTTTATCGTTCGTCACGAAAAGAGCGTACCCGGCTTCGTAAATGTGGCGGGTATACAGTCGCCGGGCCTAACCTCGGCGCCTGCGATAGCGCTTATGGTGTGCGGCATCCTGAAAGACGCCGGCCTTCCAATGCGCCGCAAGTTATTTTTCCATGGCCACAGGCAGAAGACGATACATCTTTTCGCAATCCCTTTTTCGAAGACGCAAAAATTGATAGAAAAAGACGCCGCTTACGGGGATATTGTGTGCAGGTGCGAGATGGTCTCGGCAAAAGAAGTGAGAGACGCCATAAAGCGCGGCGCCGGGACATTCGACGGCATAAAATTCAGGACACGCGCCCAGGCAGGCAGGTGCCATGGAAGTTTTTGCACGACGCGGCTCATGAAGATACTTGCCGAGGAATTGAAAGAGCCCGTTACAAGCGTGACAAAAAGGGGCAAGGGCTCGGAAATAGTCAAGGGCGATAGGAAAAATGGTTAAGAAAGATTTAGTCATAGTGGGAGGCGGGCCGGCAGGCATGGCAGCGGCTATTGCCGCATATGAAGCCGGCGTAAAGGACATCTTGCTTCTTGAGCGCGATCAATACCTCGGCGGAATATTGAACCAGTGCGTACATACCGGCTTCGGCATAGATTATTTCAAAGAGATCCTGACAGGGCCGGAGTACGGCGAGAGATTTATCAAGAGAGTAAAAGATATACCCGAAATAAAAGTAAGCCTTAAATCATTTGTCGTAAGTTTGACGAAGGACAAAGTACTTACATATCTGAAGCCCGGAGTGTTGGAGACGGTGAAGGCCGGGGCGATAATCATGGCGACGGGCTGCCGCGAAAAGACGCGCGAGATGGTGCACATTGCGGGCACAAGACCGGCGGGCATATTTTCAGCGGGCCTCGCGCAGAAACTGATAAACATAGAAGGCCTTTTGCCGGGTAAAGAGGTTGTGATAGTCGGCTCCGGAGACATCGGGCTCATTATGGCGCGGCGCTTTACGCTGGAAGGCGCGAAAGTGAAGGCGATAATCGAGATTCAGAAAAAGACGCGCGGGCTCACACGCAATGTCGTCCAGTGCGTCGAGGATTTTGACGTCCCGATGTATTTCAATCATAAGATATCGCATATCTACGGAAAAGACAGGGTAGAGAAAGTAGACGTTGTGGCGGTGGACGAGGGTTTTAACGAAATAGCCGGCTCGGCGTTTCAGATAGAATGCGACACGCTTTTAATATCGGTGGGGCTTATACCCGAGAATGAACTTATAGAGATGGCGGGAGTTACGATGGACAAAAAGACGAACTCGCCTGTTTCGAAAGAGCTTAATAAGACATCCATACCCGGCATTTTTGCCTGCGGAAACGCTTTTAAGGTATATGATATAGTGGATTCAGTTACGAAAGACAGTGTTTTGGCGGGCCGCTTGGCCGCCAAGTATTTGGGGAAAAAACCATGACAAAAACTATAACTTGTATAGAATGCCCGGTGGGGTGCGGTTTATCCGTCGACATAGAAAATTGCAAAGTCGTAAAAGTGACCGGCAGCCAATGCCCCAAAGGCGCGCCCTATGCCGTCTCCGAAATAGAAAACCCGATGAGGATATTGACATCGTCGGTTTTGGCCGAAGGAATGGATTTAAAAATGATCCCGGTCAGGACCGATAAACCTATTCCCAAAAATTATATATCCAAAGCAATGGACGAGATTAAAAAGATAAAGGTAATCCGCCCCGTTGATGCGGGAAGTGTGATCGCCGCCGATTTTCTGGGCTTGGGTGTGAATCTTGTGGCAACGCGCGGTTCGTATTGATTTTTTGGATTTTTTTGGTATACTCTAAATGTAAGTGCAAAGGTAGCCCCTCGACAATCTGGGGGCGAATTTTTGCACACAAAAATTCGGAGGTGTTGTATGATGATGAGAATTGATTTGGTAGGATGGGCGCTCCTTATGATCGCGCTTGCAATGAGTTTTTCTGTTTTGCATAAGGCGGCTAAGGATACCGACAAGAAGCTGAAACTGTTGGGCAATGTTATAGGTATTATCATACTGGTAGCATGCTTGGTATTGGCGATCGGCGATTTGAGTTCGCGCATCAGGACGAGAAGGCCGGGGACAGTTATGCCAAGACGCGCGGGAGAGACAAGGCAGTCCGTTACACCTTCGAGGGTTGCTCCTACACTTCCAAAAATACCAACAGCTCCAAGGACGGCAGTGCCCGTAATACCGGCTCCGCCGAAATAATAGATCGGATACTTTGGAGAGATGGCTGAGTGGTTGAAAGCACCAGTCTTGAAAACTGGCATGGGCCTCGTGTCCATCGTGAGTTCGAATCTCACTCTCTCCGCCAGTTACAAAAACTTATTTGATCACACCCCTTGAAACATCTCATATCTTATGGTATACTCACTTTAGTGAGTAATGGTTCACTAAAGTGAGCGAGGCTAATTTATGATATCAAACCAGCTTATATCAACGCATGCCCAAAAGGTCCTGCAATTCCTTCTTATGCATCCTGCGAAGATTTATTACGAAAGAGAAATAGCTCGCGGTACTAAAATCAGCTATGGGTCGGCAAACAATGTCCTAAGGCAGCTCTGCAAAGAAGGTTTAATTGAAAAAAAGAGCGAAGGCAGAATGTGTTATTATTCTCTTGATGCCGCAAAT comes from the Candidatus Omnitrophota bacterium genome and includes:
- the glpK gene encoding glycerol kinase GlpK, whose amino-acid sequence is MDYVLSIDQGTTGTRAVLYDKFGRPAASSYEEFTQYFPKPGWVEHSPEEIWRSVHNSIQKVLKKKKNCKIAAIGITNQRETTVIWDKKTGKPIYNAIVWQCRRTAERCAALKAKKAMEEFFEKRTGLPIDAYFSATKIEWILKNVPGAMAKAKRGELLFGTTDSWVLWKLTGGAEHTTDYTNASRTMLFNIEKLKWDKDILKVFGIPEKILPEVKKSSGIFGKSVRIGTLPKGIPITGVAGDQQAALFGQACFEPGTIKNTYGTGCFILLNTGKKRPFSKHGLIVTLGCGKAGEPVYVLEGAVFIAGAAIHWLRDGLRILGESSESEEMAQAVADNAGVYFVPAFVGLGAPYWDQHARGAIYGITRGTKRSHIVRAALEAMCYQTKDVMRAMAKDSGLKIKNLKVDGGAAVNNFICQFQSDILGIEVTRPAVVETTSQGAAYLAGLAVGYWKNIGEIKKIWKKGRVFKPKMPAGTAASLYKNWLDAVKRTRS
- a CDS encoding NAD(P)/FAD-dependent oxidoreductase, which encodes MVKKDLVIVGGGPAGMAAAIAAYEAGVKDILLLERDQYLGGILNQCVHTGFGIDYFKEILTGPEYGERFIKRVKDIPEIKVSLKSFVVSLTKDKVLTYLKPGVLETVKAGAIIMATGCREKTREMVHIAGTRPAGIFSAGLAQKLINIEGLLPGKEVVIVGSGDIGLIMARRFTLEGAKVKAIIEIQKKTRGLTRNVVQCVEDFDVPMYFNHKISHIYGKDRVEKVDVVAVDEGFNEIAGSAFQIECDTLLISVGLIPENELIEMAGVTMDKKTNSPVSKELNKTSIPGIFACGNAFKVYDIVDSVTKDSVLAGRLAAKYLGKKP
- a CDS encoding NAD(P)/FAD-dependent oxidoreductase yields the protein MRDYDVAIIGGGVTGSAIARELARFRLKIILFEKEEELTFGVSKSNSGIIHPGTQNPANSLKGRLCVRGNTLIRQTARELGVDFKEVGELIVAFNESDTPKLLSIKKEAETLGVRGLAVVDKKWLREKEPNLSEDAVAALYAPTAGIISPYRLVYDLSENAAKNGVEIHTKTKVVNIVESGGSFEIDSTGGRFRSRFVINAAGLFADDISKMVGVDYFKITPRKGEEFLLDKKREHIVNHLLFPLPSKNTKGILIIKTADGNPMIGPSAEDVDEKEDLSTSDTGLKKVLESAKRMMPSISEDDIIAYFAGLRPVASAGGLGTPSLRDFLRSSLRDSLWSSDILSSVAGEDFIVRHEKSVPGFVNVAGIQSPGLTSAPAIALMVCGILKDAGLPMRRKLFFHGHRQKTIHLFAIPFSKTQKLIEKDAAYGDIVCRCEMVSAKEVRDAIKRGAGTFDGIKFRTRAQAGRCHGSFCTTRLMKILAEELKEPVTSVTKRGKGSEIVKGDRKNG
- a CDS encoding DUF1667 domain-containing protein, translated to MTKTITCIECPVGCGLSVDIENCKVVKVTGSQCPKGAPYAVSEIENPMRILTSSVLAEGMDLKMIPVRTDKPIPKNYISKAMDEIKKIKVIRPVDAGSVIAADFLGLGVNLVATRGSY